TGGCAACTGTGGCAGTTTGGCAAAATCGGTTATTCCATCGCCTTTATCTACTGCGCCTGTGCTGCCCTGCGTTTGGCGCTGTTCAACACGCTCATCGGCAAAGTCGATAAACGCTGGTTTATCGGCGTTCCAAGCCCGACCGCCGCAGCGTTGATTGTCGGCCTGATTTGGGTTAACCACAGCTTTGAACGCTTCCCCGGCGTGCATTGGTGGGCATTGGGCATTACCCTGTTTGCCGGCATTTCCATGATTGTGCAGATTCCGTTTTGGAGCTTTAAAGAAATCAACGTCCGCCGCCAAGTGCCGTTTATGGGCATGGTGTTGGCCGTATTGATTCTGCTTTTGATCAATTGGGAGCCCTCGCTCGTCCTCTTCCTATTTTTCCTCGGTTACAGCCTGTCCGGTTATGTGATGGCAGTCATCCGTTGGTTTAAAAAACGCCATAAAGTACACAAACACGACAAGGCCGTCTGAAATGTGGTCTTGGGACATCATCCTTTCCCTGCTCGCCGTCGGCAGCGCAGCGGGCTTTATTGCCGGACTATTCGGCGTAGGCGGTGGCACGTTGATTGTTCCCGTTGTCTTATGGGCGTTGCAGCTGCAAGGCATAGGCGGCCACCCCTATGCCCAGCATCTTGCCATCGGCACTTCCTTTGCCGTAATGGTGTTTACCACCTTCTCCAGCATGTATGCCCAGCATAAAAAACACGCCATCGATTGGGCGACCGTCCGCCGAATGACGCCGGGCATGATACTTGGCGTACTCCTCGGCGCGGTGTCGGCAAAATATATGCCGACGTTGGCTTTGCAAGTTTTCTTTATTGCATTTCTTGCCTTTATCGCACTCAAAACCCTACGCGATTCCAAACCCAAACCTTCACGCACCCTGCCTGCCCTCCCCGGCCTGACAGCCGTCGGCACGCTTTTTGGGGCGGCTTCGAGTTGGGTCGGTATCGGCGGCGGTTCGCTATCCGTTCCATTTCTACTGTATTGCAACTTTCCGGCACACCGCGCCATCGGCACATCTTCAGGTCTGGCATGGCCGATTGCAGTTGCCGGTACCATCGGCTATTTTGCCAACGGTTTGCATATTGCCAACCTGCCTGAAGGCGCGGCAGGCTTTATCTATCTTCCTGCCGTGGCCATATTGAGCGTTGCCACCATCCTCTTTGCTCCGCTCGGCGTAAAAACGGCGCACAAGCTGCCCGCCCGAAAACTCAAAATTGCCTTCGGTATTATGTTGCTGCTGATTGCAGCCAAGATGACTTGGAATTTGATACATTAAATCTTTCTTGTGAAAAGGCCGTCTGAAAATCTTTCAGACGGCCTTTTTGATTGCAAAACAACAAACTAAATAAAACCTTTTTACCTTACCCGATTTGCCCCATTGCAAATACGGCCAAGCGCCATATTGCCCATCCTGCCACCAATAATCCGGCGCACAAACGAACCATACGTTTTTGCAGAAAGGTTTTCAACTGTGCTGCAAATATGCCCATCGCGAGCAGGTTCGGCAAGGTCCCCAATGCAAACGCCAGCATATACAGCCCGCCGTGCAAGGCATTGCCGCTGCCCAAGGCATACAAAGACGCGCTGTACACCAAACCGCAAGGCAGCCAGCCCCAAAGCACGCCCACGCCGAAACAGGCAGGCACCGATTTAATCGGCAGCAATTTGTTCAGCAAAGGATTCAGGCGTTTCCATATCGGTTTGCCGATGCCTTCGATTTTGGTTGCGGCAGTCGAAATACCGGCAAGATACAGACCGAGCAAAAGCAGCAAGACATTGGCGGCAATATACAAACCGTTTTGAACCGCGCGCGTATCGTCCAAGGAAATGCCGACCTGCCCGACCAAACCGACCAACAGGCCGATGACGACATAGCTGCTGATGCGCCCCAAGTTCAACAATACAATCAGCCCGATTCGGTTTAAATGTGGCGGCAGCTGCAAAGCGAATGCGCTGCTCAATCCGCCGCACATGCCGACACAATGCGTTCCGCCAAAAAAGCCGAGCAGAAAAAGCGTAAGAAATGTGATTTCTTGATTCATGGTTTTTAATGATTCAAACGAATGGATGAGGCCGTCTGAAACTTTTCAGACGGCCCTAAGAATTCAGGACAGGCTTTTCCGCCCACCCTCTTCACGCTTTAGAAAAGCAATTAACTGCGTGCGCGTACGTCAAATGCCTGACGCAAACCTTCGCCGATCATGACCAGCAAAAGCAGCATCACCGTCAACGTAGCAACGGCAGACAGGCCGATCCACCACGCGTCCAAGTTGTCTTTGCCTTGCGCCAGCAACTCGCCCAAACTCGCCTGTGAGGCAGGTACGCCCAAGCCCAAGAAGTCCAAACTGGTCAGGGCAAGTACGGCACCGGAAATACGGAAAGGCAGGAAAGCCAATACCGGCGTCAAGCTGTTGGGCAGGATATGGCGCCACATGATTTCACGGTTGCCCACGCCCATCGCGCGCGCCGCCAAAACGTAATCGGTCTGGCGGTTTTTCAAAAACTCGGCACGGACATAGTCGGACAAGCCCATCCAGCCGAAAAGCGACAGCAACACCAGCAAAATCAACAGTCCCGGATTAAAGAACGAAGACAGGATAATCAAGAGGTACAGCTCCGGCATACCGCCCCAAACCTCGATAAAACGCTGCATCAGAAGGTCGGTTTTGCCGCCGAAATAACCCTGCACCGCGCCTGCAACCACGCCGATTACGGTAGTCACCACAGTCAACACCAAGGCAAACAGCAGTGAATCGCGGAAACCGTAAACCAAGCGCGCCAACAGGTCGCGGCCGCGGTCGTCCGTTCCCAAGATATGCCGTTCGGACGGTTTGGCCGGATCGGGTGCCGTATCAAAATCGTTTAAGGTATCGGCATCGTAAGGATTGGGCAGGTAAAGGGCAAAATTGCCGTCTGAAGTAATGTTGTGGCGGATAAGCGGATCCAAATAATCCGCAGGCGTATCGAAATCGCCGCCAAATGCGGTTTCGTTGTATTCGTTTACCAAGGGGAAGAAATACTCGCCCTGATAGCGTATCCACAAAGGTTTGTCGTTGCTCCACAAAGGCGCAAGCAAAGTGACGACAAACAAAACGGCCAAAATCCGCAAAGCCAACCAACCGCGCTTATGCTGCTTAAAGGCTTGCCAAGTAGGGTTTGAAATAGATTTTTTCTTTTTCATGGTTCGAAACATTCTTTAATAATGGGTTGAAGATATTTTCAGACGGCCTTATTTCTGTCCGCCAAAGTGAATACGCGGATCGACCCATGAATAAGAAATATCCGACACCAATTTAGCCAACAACCCCATCAGCGTGAACACATACAGCGTACCCATTACGACAGGATAATCGCGTTTCATCACAGCCTCGTAAGACAACAAACCCAAACCATCCAGCGAGAACAGTGTTTCAATCAACAGGCTGCCGGTAAAGAATGCGCCGATAAATGCGGCCGGGAAACCGGTAATCAAAGGAATCATGGCGTTGCGGAAAATATGTTTCCACAAAATCTGCTTCTCAGGCAAGCCCTTGGCTCGCGCGGTATAAACATATTGACGGCGGATTTCTTCAAGGAACACATTTTTTGTCAATACGGTCATTACCGCCAAATTGCCTGCCACCGAAGCGGTAATCGGCAAGGCCATATGCCACAAATAATCTTTGACTTTACCGGCCCAAGAGAGCGTATCGAAATCATCACCGACCAAGCCGCCCTGCGGGAACCAGGCAAAAAAGCTGCCGCCGCCAAACAACACCAGCAACACCAAACCCAAGACAAACGGCGGTACGGTATAGCCGACCAAAATGATCATACCCGTAATCGTATCGAAACGGCTGCCATCCCTGACCGCCTTGGCAATACCCAACGGAATACATATCAAATAAGTTAGGAAAAACGTCCACAAACCCAAACTCATCGATACTGGCATTTTCTCTTTCACCAATTCAAACACAGTTTGGTGATGGAAAAAGCTCTCGCCCAAATCGAAACGGGCGAATTTCCATACCATATCGGCAAAACGCGTCAAAGGCGGCTTGTCGAAACCGTATAAAGCATTCAACGCGGCCAAATCTTCCGCGCTGATGCGGTTGCCGTTTTTGGCCAAAGTTCCGGGCATACTGTGTCCCGCCGTTTCACCGCCAACCGCACCCTGCGTCAGCTGCTGAACCATCTGCTCCACCGGGCCGCCGGGAACAAACTGAATCACGGCGAAGGTAATCGCCAAAATCCCCAACAGCGTGGGAATCAAAAGGAGCAAACGTTGAAAAATATAACGCCACATGGTTAAGTGTTCCTCTATTTCTTTGATTTGAAGGCCGTCTGAAACCGCTGACTTCAGACGACATATAGTAACGGATTAATAAGCGTTTGGCCGATGATTTACTTCTCCAACGCCTCCTGCAATTTCTTCTCAATCAAATCCGCATCAAACGATTTGGCAATCAGCTCAAAGCGGGAATCACGGCGCCATGAAACTTGGTTTGCGCCCCATTGACCGTCCACCCAGTTCAGCCATACCCATGTACCGAGGACTTGGAACACGCCTTTGGCACGCACGAGGCCGTCTGTAAATTTAGGCAGGTCGTTGAAGAAATCGGTCAGCTTTTCGCCGTCGAAATCACGTCCGGCAGGGAAAGTGAAACCTTGGGACTGGAAGCCCATGGTGTTGTCTGGCAGGGCTTTGAGACGATAGCGCGATTTTTCGACAACGGGAATATCAAGCCATTGGATGTCGAGTTGCGCATTTTGGACTTCAACCACTTTGGCTTTGGGCGGGAACAGCTTGGCTGCTTTATCGTGAAATTCGGCAAGCTGCTCCGGCGTGCACAAGTCGGTTTTGCTGGCGACCAATACGTCGCAAATGCCGATTTGGTCTTTATATAAGGCTTGTTGCGCGTAATCGGGATTAATGAATTGGCGCGGATCGACAACAGTAAAGACGGCGCCGATTTCCAGCATACTGTCGAGCGGTTTGGCTTTCAGTTCGTCGATAACGCTAGCGGCGTGCGCCAGGCCGCTGGCTTCAATCATCAAGCGGTCTGGTTGGGCATCGCGCAGCATTTTTTGTACGGTCGTACCCATTTGCGCGCCGGCAGTACAGCACAAACAGCCGCCGGCGATTTCTGCCACGGGGATGCCGTTGTCGCTCAAGACGGCGCCGTCAATGCCGATTTCGCCAAATTCGTTGACGATGATGACCCATTTTTCATTCGGGTCTTTTTGTGCCATTAGACTTTTAAGGGCGGTGGTTTTGCCTGTTCCGAGGAAGCCTGAAATCAGGTGGACTTTAGTCTTTTTTACTTCTGACATTTTTTACAAATTCCTGTTAAAACAACATGTTCTTCTTTTAATGAGAAACCGGTTTCAGCCACGCCTGCACGCAAGGCTGCCCATTCTTGGCTCAAGGTCTGCTCGTCTGCCGTACCGCATTCGGTGCAAACCAAAATAAACGCGCTGTGGTGCGCTTCGGCTTCTTCGTGGTCATGGCAATGGTCATTGCACTCGTGCTGCGCGTGGCTGCACAGAATATAGCCGTTGACTGCCGCCACTTTGTGCAAAACGCCCTGCTCCGCCCAAAAATCAAGGGCGCGGTAGGCCGTCGGCGGCGCAACCACGCCCTCGCTTTGCTGCTGCATCTGCGACAGAACGTTGTAGGCTTTAATCACGCCGCTTTGTTTCAAAACAATATCAAGCACTTGCTCGCGCAAAGCGGTTACCTGCACGCCATCGCGCTGCGCTTGTTCTAAGATTTTTTGTTTGATTACGTTCATAACTGAAACAGCCTTTCAGACGGCCTTGTTAATAAAAAATTACATTATAACGTGTTTGTTCAATTTCAGATAACAAAGAGGCCGTCTGAAACGTTCAGACGGCCTGATGCCGATTACTTAAACCAAGATTTAATTTTTCCAAACAAAGACATACTTTGTTTTTCAAACGTTTCTTCCTTCACCGGAGCAGGCTCATCGCGGTAAACTTTCATGCCTGCAAAGGTCTGGGCAACCGGCATGATTTCGATGGAATTGACGTTCATCCGCGCCGGACGCTGATAGAGCCATAAAGCGGTATCAGCAATATCTTGCGGCTGGATAAACTCGACATTCTCATAAACCTCGGCCGCACGCTGATCGTCGCCTTTGAAACGGACATTGGAAAACTCGGTATCGCCGCACAAACCCGGTTCGATATTGGTAATGCGGATATTTTTATCTGCCAATTCGGCGCGCAGATTCATACTGAATTGGCGCACAAAAGCCTTAGTTGCACCATAGACATTACTGCCGGAATAAGCATAACTGCCGGCAATCGAACCTAAATTGATGATGTAGCCCTGTTTGCGCGCTACCATTTGCGGCAAAATCTGGCGGGTTAGAAAAATCAGGCCGATGATATTGGTTTGAATCATGGTTTCCCAATCGCCAAAATCGGCTTTATCAGCGGAATCCAGACCTAAAGCCAAACCGGCGTTGTTGATCAGGCAATCGATTTCAGCTAAATGCTCAGGCAGGCTGTTTAAAGCGTTTTGAATTGACTCCGTACGAGAAACATCCATTTCCAAAGGGTAAAACTGCTCGCCCAATTCCTCTGCCAACTGCTGCAATTTGTCTTCGCGCCGTGCCGCGCCAATGACATGATAGCCTGCCGCAACAAAAGTACGGCACATTGCCGCGCCGAATCCTGCCGATGCCCCGGTAATCAAAATTGCCATATCGTTTCCTTTCTGTACTCGTTTCAGACTTGGGTTTAAGGTATGATAACGCCTTATCAGACGGCCTGAGAGTTTGGCCGGCTGATTTTAAATTTAACGATAATCATATCATTACAATAGGACACACTCCATATGAAAACCCGTTTTCTCCCTGTTGCTTTGGCAGCAGTGGCGCTTACCCTTTCCGCCTGCGGCGGCAGCAGCGCGCCTTCCCAGCCTAAAGGCCCTATTTCCGAAGACCGTACGGCCGCGTTCAAATCCATGATGCCTGAGTTTACCCGCATGGGCAAAATGGTCAAAGACGAAGAGCCTTACGACGTAGAAAAATTCAAACAAGCCGCCGCAACCTTCGCCGAAAACAGCAAAAAACCGTTCACCCTGTTTGAATCCGACCCTCAAGGCAACGGCCGCGCCCTGCCTGCCATCTGGACAGACACAGCCACATTCAAAGCCGAAGAAGAAAAATTCGTCGCTGCAGTTGAGAAACTCAACGCCGCCGCCCAAACTGGCAAATTGGAAGAAATCAAAGCCGCTTACGGCGAAACCGGTGCAAGCTGCAAATCTTGCCACGACACATTCCGCGGTCCGGAATAAGGCTTAAAGCAATAAAGGCCGTCTGAAATATCATTTTTAGACGGCCTTTTCTTCAACTGCCTTCAAACCTTTCTATATCGACTTTATATTTTGCATTTCATGTTTTTTACCGGTTTCATTTGAAACCGACGGCTCAATTCACATAGCGCAATCAAATTTTCTTCTTCCGGCTGTTTAAATTCAATTAAATCTCCCCTTTTCTCGATCAACCCAATTCAAATTCAGACCTGCTTTATCTTTTCAGCCAGATTAATCATATGCGGTTGGATTATCTCCTGAAACAAGAATCTACTTTATTTTTTAACAAATAAAAACCATTATCAAAATATTTGTAAAGTTTAATAATATGTTATACAGTAGCAGCTTCGTTTCTGAGGTAACTATCATGAATCCGAATTTCAAATTAAATCTACTAACATTATCTTTACTGGCTATAACCAGTATCGCACACGCAGAAGAAGAGTTTTCAACTCAAGAGCTTGATGAAATTCAAGTCAAAGGTAAACACATTGCAAAAGAGAAAAAAGTTTTTACCGAAGGCCAAGCCAAAAGTTCGCGTGAACGCGTTTATCAATCCAGCGAAAACATCGATACCATTGTTCGGAGCATGCCCGGCGTTTTCACCCAACAAGACAAGGGATCGGGGGTATTGGCGGTCAATATCCGTGGCGATAGCGGTTTGGGACGCGTCAATACGATGGTTGACGGCGTAACCCAAACCTTCTATTCCACTTCCGCCGATGCCGGACGCAGCGGCAGCTCCTCACAATTCGGTACGGCACTGGATCCCAATTTTATTGCCGGCGTCGATGTAACCAAAGGCAGTTTCTCGGGTGCCAACGGCATCAATACCTTATCCGGTACAGCCAATTTCCGTACTTTACGGGTAGACGATATGGTACACGGAAACAATACCTTCGGCCTCTTGACCAAAGGATTGACCGGCACAAACAGCACCAAAAGCAACTTTATGGCAACCGGAGCTGTACAAAAATGGTTTGACAGCGGTGCGCGCCTTGGCGCGTTATATGGTTACAGCCACCGTAATGTCGAGCAAAACTATAAAGTGGGCGGCGGCGGTCAGCGTATCGGCAATTTTGGCGAGGAATATCTGGACCGTAAAAAACAAGAATATTTTGAGAGCAACTTATTGAAATTCGACCAAGAACAAAATCTCTGGGTTCGTGACTTTTCCAAACGCAATGCGGTCGGTAAAAGCTATTGGGACTACCCTTTCTCCAAAAAATATAACGATCCTGAGGTTTTGCAAAGAGATTATGTCGATGACTTGGAAAGAAGCTGGAAAGAGAATTTGGCACCGCAATGGGATCTGACACCTATCGACCCTACCAGCCTGCAACAACGCTCAAACAGCCATTTGGTCAAAGTGGAATACGAAAACGACAACAACAAGCTGGATCTTCAGCTTCGTACCATGAACAACCGTATCGGCAGCCGCAAAGTAGAAAACCGCAACTATCAAGCCAATTACAACTTAAACATTGGCGATTATGTCGATTTAAACGTGTTGGCCGCCCATAATTTGGGAAAACAAAAATATCCGAAAAACTCACGTTTTTCAGGATGGGGGCTGCTTGATTATTTAGAAACCAAAAACACAGCCAATCTTTTGGACATCAACAACAGCTTTTCTTTCAAACTTCCCCAAAAAACAGATTTAAAAGCTACTGTCGGTTTCAATTTCTTTAAAAACCAATACAGTAAAAACCGTTTTCCGGAAGAGCTGAGCCTATTTTACGACGGCCCGGATCAAGATGCCGGCCTGTACAGCTTTTTAGGCCGCTTCAAAGGCGACAAAGGAATATTTCCTCAGAAATCAACCATATTGCAACCTTCAGGCCAGCAAAAATTCAATACGTTCTATTTTGATACTTCCTTGAAAAAAGGCATTTATCAATTGAATTACAGCGCCAATATGGTCAACTACCGCTACAAGGGCGAATATACCGACTACTTCAATACCCAAGAAGACTTTAAAAAAGCATTTGGAGAAGATTCTGAAATTTATAAACAGCATTGCACGCCAAGCTGCGACCTTTACGAACCGGTTTATACCAAATCCGGTAAAAAGCATGCGGTAAACCATTCGGTGGCATTAAACATCAATGTCAACGACTACTTTATGCCGTTTATCAGCTATTCGCGTACGCATAGAATGCCAAATATTCAAGAAATGTATTTTTCACAAATCGGCGACTCAGGCGTCAATACCGCCCTCAAACCGGAACAGGCCAATACTTATCAAATAGGCTTCAATACCTTCAAAAAAGGGATTTTCAAGCCGGACGATGTATTGGGTTTCAAACTGGTCGCCTATCGCAGCAGAATCAACAACTATATCCACAATGTTTATGGCAAATGGTGGGATTTGGATAAAGCACCCAGCTGGGTAACCAGCACCGGCCTGCAATACTCTATCCAGCATCGAAACTACGCCAAACCTGTCCATAAAAATGGTTTGGAAGTGGAAATGAACTATGATTTCGGCCGCTTTTTTACCACCCTGTCTTACGCCTATCAAAAAACCAACCAGCCGACCAATTATAGCGATGCCAGCGAATCGCCCCGCAACTCTTCTAAAGAAGACCAAATCAAACAAGGCTACGGCTTAAGCAAAATTTCCCGCTTACCCCGAGATTACGGTCGGTTTGAATTGGGCTCACGTTGGTTGGGCAACAAATTGACCATCGGCGGCATTATGCGCTATTACAGCAAAAGTACACGGGCGACGACTGAGGAGGAATTTGTTGACGGTACAACCGGCGCCAATACCTACTCTTCACACCAAATGGGCAGAAGGGTGATCAAAAAAACAGAAAGCATCAACAGACAGCCGATGATTTTTGATTTCTATGCCAATTATGAACCGAAGAAAAACCTTATCCTTCGTTTCGACATTCAAAATGCGTTCAATAAACGCTATATCGACCCTTTGGATGCTGCAAACGATGCCGCAACCCAGCGCTATTTCAGTGTATTTGAAAGAAAAGGTGGTTTAGATGATGAGGAAGTCGAATGTGATGCCAACGGTTTATGCAACGGCAAATATGGCGGCACGACACGCTCCGTCTTGAACAACTACGCACGAGGCAGGACTTTGCTGTTTACCATCAGTTATAAGTTCTAAACCTATCTATCAGTATTCTTAATATTGCACTGATTAAAAAGCCGACAAACACAATGTTTACCGGCTTTTCTCAATATATTCTCAAAATTTTCTTCATCTATACACAACAAAAAACCTGCCCTTTCGGGCAGGTTTTCAATAATGACGGATTACAGGCCGCTCAGACGGGCAGTATCGTGTGCAATCATCAATTCTTCATTGGTAGGAATCACAACGGCAACAGCTTTGCTGTCGGTAGTGGTAATCACACCGGCATTGCCGAAGCGGGCTTTCAGGTTGGCTTCTTGGTCAATGTGCAGACCGAGGAAGCCCAAGTAACCCAATACGCGTTCGCGGATGATGTCGGAGTTTTCACCGATACCGCCGGTGAAGACCAATGCGTCCAAACCGCCTGCCGCTACTGTCATGCTGCCAATGTATTTAGCCAAGCGGTAGATGAAGATTTCTAGAGCCAGTTTGGCACCTGCGTGGCCGTTGGCAGCTTCTTCTTCGATGGTACGGCAGTCATTGGACAAACCTGAAATACCGAGCAGACCTGATTTTTTGTTCAGCATTTCGGTGATTTGGGCGATGGTCATGTTGGCATTTTCAGCCAAGAAGCTGAACACTGCGGGATCGATGTCGCCGCTGCGGGTACCCATTACCAAACCTTCCAGCGGGGTCAGGCCCATGCTGGTATCGCGTGATTCGCCGTTGGCGACGGCGGTAATAGATGCGCCGTTACCCAAGTGGGCAATCACCATGCGCAGGTCTTTTTTGTCTTTGCCGAGGAAACGGGCGGTTTCATCGGAAACGTAGCGGTAACTGGTACCGTGCGCGCCGTAACGACGCAAGCCGTATTTTTCATACAGTTCATGTGGAATAGCGTAGGTGTAGGCATGTTCCGGCATGGTTTGGTGGAAGGCGGTGTCGAATACGACAACGTTAGGCAGACCTTTGAAGATGCTTTGTGCGGCACGCAGACCCAAGAGGTGCGCAGGGTTGTGCAGGGGAGCGAGCGGGATACATTTTTCGATGCCAGCGATAACTTCGTCGTCAACGAGGATGGATTCGCTGTACAGTTCGCCGCCGCTGACGACGCGGTGACCGATGGCGCCGATGCGGCTGTCGAGACCGTGGGCTTTGAGTTCTTCCATCAGGGCTTCAACTGCGCCGGTGTGGTCAGGCTTGGCAGATAGGTCGACTTTATGTTTTTCGCCGTTGAATTTAAAGGTGATGTAGGCATCAGGCAGATTGAGCTTTTCTGCCAGGCAGCTCAGCAATACTTCGCCGCTGTCGTTATCCAATACGGCACCTTTGAGGGAAGAGCTACCGCAGTTCAAAACCAAGATTAATTTTTGTGACATTTTTATGCTCCTTGAGGTTTCAGACGGCATTTTTTGTCGGGGCCTGACTGCTGCTCCGGCTATGTTGCACCCCTTGTGGGACGTAGTGGGTAGCGGTCTGAACAGATTAACAAAGTAAACGTCGTATTCTAACAAAAAATGTAATCGGCTGCTTGACTTAATATTTGATGTAAAATGGACGGAATTTTATTTTAAGCCGTCTGAAAAAATGACGGCGTTTTTGAAGATTTCCCGATATGCATTATTTCAGTATCCACACTCAAGACGGCGAACACGCCGGATTTTTTATTATGTTAGCAGATGATGAATCGCAAAATCCGCCGCAAAGCGGACGCTTCGCAATCAAGCTGCAAAGCGAAGACGCAGCCGAAGCAGCGGTATTGTCGCCTTTTGAGCAAACCGATATCCCACAATACTGGCGCGTGGTTAAAGACCGTATCGAATTGTTTTTTGATGATAAAAATATCGGTGCGTTGCGCAACGAATATCTGACCATCAACGGTAAAACCTTTATCCTGACCGATTTGACCGGAGCGATGTAATGGAAAGTATGTTTATCCTTGTCCCCATCAGCATTATTTTGGCCTTTATCATCGGCTGGTTTTTCTGGTGGTCGGGTAAAAACGGACAGTTTGACGACCTTGAAGGACCTGCGCACCGCATTTTGATGGACGACGACTCCACTGAAAAACTGATCGAAAAAGACGAAGACAAAGAATCCAAACGATGAGCCTTAAAAAAGACAATCTGAATTTCCACACGACCCGCCGTTTTGCGCCGCTCTTTGGGACGCAGTTTTTGGGCGCGTTGAACGATAATATGTTCAAAACCGCATTATTCGTGATGATCAGTTTTTACGGTTTGGGTAAAAACGACTTTCTGCCGCCCAGCCAAATGCTGAATTTGGGTGCGATGCTGTTTATCCTGCCCTACTTCCTGTTTTCCGCGCTGTCAGGACAACTGAGCAACAAATTCGATAAAGCCGTTTTGGCGCGTTGGATCAAGCTGTTGGAAATCATCATCATGGCAGTGGCGGCGTATGGCTTCTACATCCAATCCGCGCCTTTGCTTTTAATCTGCCTGTTTTGCATGGGTACGCAATCGACCTTGTTCGGCCCTCTGAAATATGCCATTTTGCCCGATTACCTCAACGACAAAGAGCTGATTATGGGCAACAGCCTGATTGAATCGGGTACGTTTATCGCCATTTTACTCGGCCAAATTTTGGGCACTGCAGTCGCAGGCGTTCCGCCGTATATTGTCGGCGGTTTAGTATTATTGGTCGCCATCGGCGGCACGATGACCAGCCTGTTTATGCCGTCTGTACCCGCTAAAATGCCGGACACAAAAATCGAATGGAACATCATCAAAGGTACGAATTCACTGATTCGTGAAGCGGCGGCCAATCGTCCCGTATTTACTTCCATCATCGGTATTTCATGGTTTTGGTTTGTCGGCTCGGTTTATACCACCCAACTGCCGACGTTCACGCAAATCCATTTGGGCGGCAACGATAATGTGTTCAACCTGATGTTGGCGCTGTTCTCCATCGGCATCGCTATCGGCTCGGTATTATGCGCCAAACTCAGCCACGAACGCCTGATTTTGGGCTTGGTTACCATCGGCACTCTGGGACTGACCGTCTGTGGATTATTGCTGGTGTGGCTGACCCAAGGCCAACGCTTTACCGAATTAAACGGCATTATCTGGTTTTTATCGCAAGCCCAAGCGTATCCGATTATGCTCGTGATGTCGACCATCGGCTTTTTCGGCGGCTTCTTCTCCGTACCGCTCTACACTTGGCTGCAAACTGCCAGCAGCGAAACATTCCGCGCCCACGCCGTCGCTGCCAACAACATCATCAACGGCGTGTTTATGGTATCGGCTGCCATTCTGAGCGCGGTTTTGCTGATGTTGTTT
This region of Neisseria subflava genomic DNA includes:
- the pssA gene encoding CDP-diacylglycerol--serine O-phosphatidyltransferase — translated: MDNSQNTENPIPPRNSIRKNSIYLLPNSFTIAALFCAFFAITQSMHGRYETAAIAVFLSMLLDGMDGRVARLTNSQSAFGEQLDSLADMVSFGVAPALIAYKWQLWQFGKIGYSIAFIYCACAALRLALFNTLIGKVDKRWFIGVPSPTAAALIVGLIWVNHSFERFPGVHWWALGITLFAGISMIVQIPFWSFKEINVRRQVPFMGMVLAVLILLLINWEPSLVLFLFFLGYSLSGYVMAVIRWFKKRHKVHKHDKAV
- a CDS encoding sulfite exporter TauE/SafE family protein gives rise to the protein MWSWDIILSLLAVGSAAGFIAGLFGVGGGTLIVPVVLWALQLQGIGGHPYAQHLAIGTSFAVMVFTTFSSMYAQHKKHAIDWATVRRMTPGMILGVLLGAVSAKYMPTLALQVFFIAFLAFIALKTLRDSKPKPSRTLPALPGLTAVGTLFGAASSWVGIGGGSLSVPFLLYCNFPAHRAIGTSSGLAWPIAVAGTIGYFANGLHIANLPEGAAGFIYLPAVAILSVATILFAPLGVKTAHKLPARKLKIAFGIMLLLIAAKMTWNLIH
- a CDS encoding sulfite exporter TauE/SafE family protein, yielding MNQEITFLTLFLLGFFGGTHCVGMCGGLSSAFALQLPPHLNRIGLIVLLNLGRISSYVVIGLLVGLVGQVGISLDDTRAVQNGLYIAANVLLLLLGLYLAGISTAATKIEGIGKPIWKRLNPLLNKLLPIKSVPACFGVGVLWGWLPCGLVYSASLYALGSGNALHGGLYMLAFALGTLPNLLAMGIFAAQLKTFLQKRMVRLCAGLLVAGWAIWRLAVFAMGQIG
- a CDS encoding ABC transporter permease gives rise to the protein MFRTMKKKKSISNPTWQAFKQHKRGWLALRILAVLFVVTLLAPLWSNDKPLWIRYQGEYFFPLVNEYNETAFGGDFDTPADYLDPLIRHNITSDGNFALYLPNPYDADTLNDFDTAPDPAKPSERHILGTDDRGRDLLARLVYGFRDSLLFALVLTVVTTVIGVVAGAVQGYFGGKTDLLMQRFIEVWGGMPELYLLIILSSFFNPGLLILLVLLSLFGWMGLSDYVRAEFLKNRQTDYVLAARAMGVGNREIMWRHILPNSLTPVLAFLPFRISGAVLALTSLDFLGLGVPASQASLGELLAQGKDNLDAWWIGLSAVATLTVMLLLLVMIGEGLRQAFDVRARS
- a CDS encoding ABC transporter permease subunit; this encodes MWRYIFQRLLLLIPTLLGILAITFAVIQFVPGGPVEQMVQQLTQGAVGGETAGHSMPGTLAKNGNRISAEDLAALNALYGFDKPPLTRFADMVWKFARFDLGESFFHHQTVFELVKEKMPVSMSLGLWTFFLTYLICIPLGIAKAVRDGSRFDTITGMIILVGYTVPPFVLGLVLLVLFGGGSFFAWFPQGGLVGDDFDTLSWAGKVKDYLWHMALPITASVAGNLAVMTVLTKNVFLEEIRRQYVYTARAKGLPEKQILWKHIFRNAMIPLITGFPAAFIGAFFTGSLLIETLFSLDGLGLLSYEAVMKRDYPVVMGTLYVFTLMGLLAKLVSDISYSWVDPRIHFGGQK
- a CDS encoding CobW family GTP-binding protein, translating into MSEVKKTKVHLISGFLGTGKTTALKSLMAQKDPNEKWVIIVNEFGEIGIDGAVLSDNGIPVAEIAGGCLCCTAGAQMGTTVQKMLRDAQPDRLMIEASGLAHAASVIDELKAKPLDSMLEIGAVFTVVDPRQFINPDYAQQALYKDQIGICDVLVASKTDLCTPEQLAEFHDKAAKLFPPKAKVVEVQNAQLDIQWLDIPVVEKSRYRLKALPDNTMGFQSQGFTFPAGRDFDGEKLTDFFNDLPKFTDGLVRAKGVFQVLGTWVWLNWVDGQWGANQVSWRRDSRFELIAKSFDADLIEKKLQEALEK
- a CDS encoding Fur family transcriptional regulator, yielding MNVIKQKILEQAQRDGVQVTALREQVLDIVLKQSGVIKAYNVLSQMQQQSEGVVAPPTAYRALDFWAEQGVLHKVAAVNGYILCSHAQHECNDHCHDHEEAEAHHSAFILVCTECGTADEQTLSQEWAALRAGVAETGFSLKEEHVVLTGICKKCQK